Within the Carassius gibelio isolate Cgi1373 ecotype wild population from Czech Republic chromosome B15, carGib1.2-hapl.c, whole genome shotgun sequence genome, the region ACTAGTATTTCCACCAGCTGGTCCGATCTGATATTTCTATCTCTTTCCTTATCAGTTAACTTCTATTAAGCAtcttaaaaaatagaaatatctgACTCAAAACCGTATTTATCTGGTGGAGATACTAGTGTTGTAATCATTTTGGCCACacgtatatatactgtatatgtgtgtgtgatcagatCCGGCCGCAGTGTTTGACGCTGAAGTGACTGTGGCCTTGGAGTCTTTCATTGATCTGTCTTAACAATCCTAACTCGACACTACTGACTAGAGCCGTAGTCTACCTCTAAAACACTACAGATCGAGTCTAACCCACAGTGTAGCTCTCATCATGGAGTCCCTTCAGTCGGGTGCTGCTCTCTGTCAGACAGAAGCCAGCTTCATTCTGATCAGATGTggttttttaaatactgtacataatgTAACTACTTGTAGAATAGAATTTGAATTAAAACATTCTTTTGCCCAaatctcgcttgtgttttttctttaaatgagtgttgggggtaatgcaaGTTATTTAATCAGATTATTTTTAGGGAGAAACAGATCACAGTTACAGGAGTTGATGGAAGTGACAAAGGTATTGTTTGAGGAACATTGTTTTGAGATGTTTCTAAAAGTTTTCTTGTTTGGGTTCTAACATTATGTAACAATTACAATGTTCTGCTAACTTTATTTCCacccaaaatataacattatCCGAACGTTTATTTATAAGAACATTGAtgtcatttgttgttgttgttgttgttgtgatgaAAAcgttatttaaactttttttccttaaaagttctaatttcatttttactccaaattgaacatttgaacatttgTGTTTTATACACTGAGGATGTTCAAATGTTTTCTCGTCATGAGTGTTATTTAAAGGTCACTAaagtacaaataatttaaaagcctTTTAAGAAAGCTGATTTCAGAACGTTTTCTCTCAAGTAAAAAATAACATCACGAGAACGTTCCGAGAAtaatgttctaagaatgttttcttTCAGCATTATTAGAATGAATATCATATAAGAACTACCATAGACATTAATTCAGCGTGGGAACATTTAGTCTCAACATTGTAACATCAGGTAAAACTGTAAGAACGTTCGCGGTTGTGTTTATTGTAAATGCACAGTGCTGTTTTGTCGTCTGCAGCTTTAAATGTGCGACAGCTGATTGGCTGGCAGTGTTTCTAATGTTCCTCAGCTGGAAAGGAAAGTGCTTCTAATGATTTCGTTCCGCGGTGTTGTTATTGTTAGTTGGGGTGAGTACTTTACTTTTTCTTTGCCTAATATATTGCTTTGCATTATATGTTCTGAACATTTAAATCTCATCTAACGAAGACGTATTACTGAAAGAATTCAGACgattttatctaaagtgacttacaagtgagtacaatagaagcaatcagatcaacaagagaacaaaggTAATATTCTTGCTCAGTTTCTGCAGACTGTATGAGCCGTAAAATCCTGGAGGTCCAAATATgacactaaagaaaaaaaaataatgcaaactttttttttttttttttttttttaagttcaatgaatttaaaaaaagattttaaaatcttaaaatatatatatatatatatatatatatatatatatatatatatatatatatatatatatatatatataatgactagTATTGCATATGTCAGGCTTTAAGGGGTTAAATGATTGGTTGAGAATCACTGTTTTAAAGCAGCTGAACACACCAATAGATTTCTGAAGAACTAGTGGAGAATGAAAAGATCTTTGAGTGAATCTTCCGTGACGTCAGACCTTTTTAAAAACCTCCGGAGTTCTAAATGGAACTTTCATTCTTTAGGACACAATCTCATCATTGTTGTCAGACTTTCATACTCCGGTGTTCTGTTAGATGGAGTTCTGCTACAAATATCAAAGTGAGACTTTTCTTCTTTAAAGCTGGAGTagataacttttgtaaaaatatatatttttacatatttgttaaacctgtcattatgtcctgacagtagaatatgagacagataatctgtgtaaaaatcaagctcctctggctcctcccagtgtcctattgccatttgcagaaatacatcgctcccggtaagaaacaaccaatcagagctgcggtccgtaactttgtttgtgttcaaaatgtagaaaaaattatataataagcgagtacaccatgaatccattttccaaaccgtgtttttggcttgtcctgaatcactagggtgcacctataataagtgtttatattcggactattttagattgcttcggggataccgcggtggagtaacccagtacctttgtgattcttcatagacataaacagagagaagtagttccggctacgatgttcttccgcaagacgcaagcagttctgtttattaaccgctagagcgtcaaaagttacctaccgcagctttaaccaTTTCAGTTCAAGCCAGTCTGCTGAAACAGTTTCTGAATAAAATCGTGACACAAACACGATGTGTGGCTTTAACCCATGTGAATGAAGTAGACAAATGTgattgtgtgtacatatatatatatatatatatatatatatatatatacacacacacacctcacagacGCTGATTATACAAACCACACCCACATAATGACAAACTCCTCCCACTCATTTCATAAAAAGTTTACTGGACAACCCAACTTGCACATCTAACCAACAGTCTACGATCAAACCAAACCACACCAGCCGTCTGtactatagtgtttttgaaccatactatAGTAAAGTACTTGAATAAATTTTATAGTTGCTGTGGTAATTTAACAATTATAGTTATATAATCAAATGAATTTACAATACTAagtttatattacaaatatatattatactacaATAAACTAAAGTTTACTATAGTAAAAAACTAAAGTATACTACAGTATTTATCACAGTTTATCAGTTAACAATACAGTATGCTGTAGCATTCATTAACAAAGTGTtgtgaataatattaatataaaactaatatttaataatattgtcatttgtctatgcaaagatttgatttcaaaaacagtatcatagctacaAAACTATTTCTGGTTatggttttaaatctgtatttaaccttttGAGTGGCCTCAAAGAAAACAAGgtgacagtaatcagtgttgagttctAGTCTAATTGAAATGAACTAATTAATGTAGTTCATTAATGCGAAGTACTGGAATCTTTTTAAGTGTTTTCAATTATTTATGCATATGTTTTTACTTTTCTTACAAAGCATCAAGCAATAAATCAAATAACTCAAAAAAAGTGATGAAATCTACATTTTTCTTTAAGTGACGAAGTTATTtcgtacaataaaaaaaattcaacaaacgTGTTTTGGAGTAATTAAGTCCTATTTTTCCACTTGTTAAGTGGAAAGTCATTATTACAGAATAAAATTACGTTACAGTTTCAAAAAAAGAATCAAACCACCATCCACAATAAACCaaacctttttttaataattaggaaaatataagaaaacaaccaaataaaaagcaaaaggcCAGGAGAACATGAGTAAAATGTCGGACATGGAAACTCTTTATTATGAAAGAAACATCAGAACCAAAACATTCCCAGAGCAGCTCTCTGGGCTCTgaacacatgcacagacacacacaaggcATTCTGGGAGTAAGAGGTCAGAGCGGCATGCGGTTCCCCTCCACACTGATCTTCACCGCGTGACCCGTCTTCGTCGAACGCTTGATGTCTGCGAAACGCCGCATCTGTTTATCCACACGCGACATGCCCTTCTTCAGCGGagcctgagacagagagagatgataagtatgataaaataataaattacaatgaaataaaattaattatacaatattgatctagaattcattaattataataaaataattgctaTTAAATTATGATCACTTTCATCAgttagcattgataaaaaaaaaattgaaaaatgaattactagattacattttgaaattatggtaataaatacattgaattatattaaaatattcaattaaaatgaataaattatatactacatgtttaaatgttaataaaataaacttcagAATTTAGGGAATTtagtcaataaaaaaacaaaacaacaacattaaaacagGCTTTagtatctaataaaaaaataaaaaaaactgaaacctgCTATAAAcgaagcaaataaaaataaataactgaataaaaaaaaaaaaacaggaaaatactaaaatcaaaaatcaagtcaaataaaaatatgcactttgaaaacaaatatttgcTTCTATAAACCCAAAACAaaccagttaaaaaaagaaaaaagtattaaattcagaaaaaaacaataaaactgcaTTAAGAGGAAACTGCTCCAATCAAATACAAGCCAGTTAAATTGcacttctgcatttatttaaaacaaataaatgcagaaatatatatatataaaagttataagcaaaaaataaaaatgtctaccACTTCAATCAAAGCCAAGCTAAAACCCACTGAGCTGTTATTACACGTTACGTCCAAGCTACAGAGACAACAGCTCAACAACATGAAGCCTGGAGTTTAGTGGTCATGTGACCGTCACAGACCCTctaatgttcacacacacacactgcgttACAGTCATTGACCCCGTGTGACTGCTGTTAGTTGGTCTTTGTGCAGGGTCATGCAGACACTTACTGCCCCCTCAGTCAGGAGCGTGTAACTACAGCGGCATCCGGTTTCCCTCAATGCTGATTTTCACAGCTCCCTGCGGCCGACGCTGCTTCCTCTGCTCTGCAAAACGCCGCTTGTGTTTCTCCAGCAGGCTGATGCCCTTCCTAAAGCCCCTCTACCAATCACACAACAGTAAAATCTCCTCCACCAATCAGCTCACGAGGAGAAAAAAACCTACGCATCATTGTTCTCTCTATGCTACCTCACGCTTCCTGTGCAGGCTCCTCCCTCTCTTTAGCGGAGCATGAGAAACTTGTCAATCATTCCTCTAGagttaagccccgcccactcaCATGCCCCACCCACTCACTCTGTTTGATTCCATATCCACGTTCCACTTGGGACGAACCACGTAATCCTTATTAGAGGGCATGGGCACACGAGCTCGAGCACAGAACCCCGGGTCACCCGGCCGCAACGCCCTGAGGAACACAAATACTAGATCAGATcatccaaagaaaacaaataatgatttacacaatttatataatgcatttataaattataatataatagatttcctaaaaataatattaaatccaTCATTTTCATTAATTAGCATTCATACAAGTATTATAAGGAGTTACAACATATACACAATATAGTTATAATATAGTGAGCACATttcattgtaataaataaaattatatattaatacattacagaatatttaaataaactataattcaaaaataactaactcaaattataattaataaatcataattttataaataataaattatacaattatgatacatgttttataataattcaattacaaatttacattcattaggattaacaaaaactattaaaacaaatgtttataaaatatataaatgtatattactgaacacacatacacatttacataaatataaaaaattatgataatttattttgtgatcaCTTTCATtagcatttataaaaatgttgaaTAATGAATTGGACAATTCTATAATAGATTttgaaattacaataataaatacattataataaaatataaaatgataattaacaaaatatataaaaaagggaaaaagagaaaatatttaaatagtaaaaaaaatcaaatacaattatCTTCTGCAattttttcttaacattaagcACATTTATAGAACAAATCAGTTAAATTACAGGGAATTTAGTCAATTAAAATTAATCATTATCTATTTGGGATCTGTCTCTGTAAACATGTCTTGAGTGAAATATAACTAAGACTCACTTCTCCTCTCCGGTGAGCACTTTCTCCAGATCTCTGCGAGGAGTCTGTCCTCCTGAACTGTGGGAGGAAGCAGACTGAGAATGAGCCAATCACACGCATCCGCTCACGTCACATGCTCTCAGGCAAACATGCAGTCTGCTCAGCGTTTGCTCGTCTGATCCACATCGGCCGGGTTTGAAAcagtgcagcacacacacacacacacacacacagtgcagagACTCACAGGCCTTCAGTGAGTAACACGCTTAAGATTAGAATGAATAAAAATGGGGTGATGGAGAGGGTGAGTCTGGGGTTAAAGGTCAGGACATTCTCCTCTATTGAGACCGACCGAACAGAATCTGAACAAATGGAAAGACAGAAGAAGAATCTGATTCAAACCGAACCTGAATCAGACTGAATGGAATCCGATCCATAATAgcaattttactgataaaattttAATCGAGGTAAACAACGAACAAGAAATCTTAAAATTTTGCTGTGCTTATTTGTAGGtttaaacaatataatattaataataataaaattttagagTTGTACTGAGAtaaaattcaattttattattattattattactatcattatataatttaaaataatgttacacCATCACATAGAAAAAGCCTAGAatttatgataaatattattttttatatatgaaaatattgtacaatattatATTTCACAAAGTTTGGTTTTAAAGATAAACAACATACGACTATAATAATATACAACAACgactataataatatatgtttattaattattaagtaTAATTATTACGGTTTTTGCtataataagaattaaaaattattcgaataaaaaaaaaaaaaacttcacagaaAAATctactatttaataataataattattactattattattagtagcgttttatttgtttatttgttttaatacaaatatagaatttattgataataatatttagaattttcttttcCCAGCAAAATGTATTGGTTATTTACTACTCGTAACCAAAATTTCAGTTTCTCAATAATCACACAGCCCTGATTCTAACTGTATGAAATATGAACCGAGATCACCTGATCTAACAGAATCTGattcaataaaagaaaagaatagaATGATTGTTTctatctttcacacacacacacacatctgtgttaGAAACATTACTGATCTTGAGACGGTCCAGAAGATTcgtgctcaaacacacacacacacacacacacacacacacacacacacacacacacacacacacacacacacacacacacacacacacagaacctgTGCGCCGGGGCAAAGACGTCTGGCTCTTCCTGTCTCTCAGACGTCTGAGGCTCTCTTACACACACCACAGGAAGAGGAAGGAGGGACAGAATGACAGTGAGGAGAGACAGATGATTGACAGACGGAgagcgtatgtgtgtgtgagcgtgagtgagtttgtgcacgtgtgtgtgtgtgtgttaatgtcaGTGTGTGcatttgagtgagtgtgtgtgtgatcgagtgtgtgtatgcatgtgtgagtttgcgtgtgtgtgcgcgagcATGTATGTGTGAGCGtttgagcgagtgtgtgtgtgtgtgtgttacctgaggCGTCTGCGCGGGGCGATCTGCTGGTCCAGgtctctctgctctctctcttctctcgtcATTCCCTTGTAGTTGGATGATAAACCGAAGATGGGCCGTGACCACtcgtctacacacacacacacacacacacacacacacaaccagggCTTGAAAACCTGTTCACTCAGAGCAGAATCGATATTTCAACTTTTCTGTTCCTGCGTTCCTTTGCATTATTATTGTTCTGAAACCAGTTTGCATAGAAAAAAATAccagttaataacgttatttttaaaactttttcttagcctataacaataataataataataaagtacagcattttctacttaaaaaagcaaaacattcaaaacagtcaagatttgctaaataaataaaacttttttccgCCGCCTCGTTTTCCTTTCTGTAACCTTTGGATCGCGTCACAAACTGAAAGCCAggactttattttttcttaaatgatttaagtgaaatacatTCATGTGTAGGCTAATATAGGCTTCTCCTGTTAATGTAATCCAGTAGTTTATTCTGTTTTCTCCATTCACAAGTGTTTCTGTTGACaggaaatttaaaatattaaatggaacgacAGAACCGCGTTATTAATCGcttaatggccatttcaaattcACGATTCTGTTTGGAGCTATAACATTTGATTTCATTTCGGtttttctggttctgttcctgcacaacacacacaaatcactgcaggaacacacactcaaacagattcAGACGTGGTAAAGCCAAAGTGTTCGTACTGATGAGTTTGAGCGCGAGGTCTTTGTTCGGTCGAGACTCTTTCGGGTGTTTGTAGAGGTACATGACGGCTCGACCGATTCCACTGAGCTTCAGTGTTTCCTGACTCACGCTGGGCAGCTGGGAACACACAAATGAGTCAGAAATATCAATTAAATGACGCTAATCATCATCAtagaatgtaatagaaaaaaaacacagataaaaaaaacaaaacaaaaaacacacacaagtagATAAGTATAAAGGTAAAAGTATATCCCcctaactaataaaaataaataaaaaagaatgtaataaatatatttaacaaaagaaaataaaaaaatatatatatatcctctgactaaaacatgacaaataaaattaagaaacgtattaaatataataataataataaaaatattagtaataataatactaataaggCAATACtaattagtaaaaaataaaataaaaaaatgatccaAACGTAATACACAATCATGGAatgtaaaaaaactaattaaaaataaatacaattcgaaataataaactatttaaaatagtaaatgaataaaacaacatCCCACCAATACACAAAGacagaatgaaataataaaaatatatttaaaaacatttttaaggaGTGCAGACGGACTTCCTGCAGGATCTTGAGGAGCTCCTCTCGTATCTTGAGCGCTGGGAGACTCTTATCGGGGAGAGGACTGATCCACTCCTTTATGGCCATCATCACACCGCTGTCTATGAACGTGTCCTTCAGATcctgcctgcacacacacacacacacacacacacatttaaaccaATCGAGATGATTTGCTTTTGTCCtgaaacacacttgtgctgctcCTTCCACAGGAAGAGGAAACACTCACTTCTTTAAATGCATCACCACTGTGGGCAGCAGCATGAGCTTCTTCAGAGCTGGTTTCTTCTGACTGTTCAGAGTCCGgtcctcctgaaacacacacacacacacacacgttacaatcaggatatttctgaattaaaattgtaGTTGAAAGCATGTCTAATTGACTCATATCATGAAACTTCTATAACTCAATTTACTAAATTTGtaacaaattaaactttttagGGCCAGTTTTCCCCCCTAgatctcattttattttactttttgtggtttaatattcacagacactagtccatattgCTATTTGAACTATTTAAATATGTCTAGACTCAATTTCTCAATTTTATTAAACGTTTTCAACATCACAGAAATTTTACTTCTgctcaaggatgcatttatttgatcaaaaatacagtaaaaatagtgaaattattttacaagctaaaataactgttttatgtgtgaaaatattgtaaactgtaatttatttctgtgatactccgctgtattttcagcatcattcctccagtcttcggtgtcacatgatcttcagaaatcagtataatatgatgattttctgctcaagaaacatttctgattatcatcaataatGAAAATagctgtgctgctcaatatttttgttgaaaccgtGCTACATTTTAGTTTTCAGgcttcacagatgaatagaaagttcaaaagaacagcatttatttgaagtagaaatcttctgtaacattataaatgtctctactgtcacttctgattaattgaatgcatccttgatgaataaaagcattcatttctgcCCCTGaacgtttgaacagtagtgtaaccAAACTCCTCATAAATCAGCAGCCTGTCACAGACGCTCCGCTATATATAACCCAgactctctaacacacacacacctctgcagCTTCTGTCATTTTGGTGATCATGGCGCTCACGACATCATCGGCGTCACTGATGAACGTCCCTCCGTCTCGATTGCGTCTGCGTTTGCCGCTCTGAGCTTTCTTACGGGCCAACATGATCTCGAAGTCTGACATGAAGGacatgctgaaacacacacacacacacacacgattataACATGCATGTGAAAAgactagggatgtaacgattcacaaCTCAAGATTCGATTCAATTCATGATTTTGATTTCACAACTCAATtttctcaccttttttttttattttaataaaatgagattgaagacattattgtatttttctttgtgaattttaaatatattgttgcaCTCGTGACCTCTACTTTAATATGCATCGTTCAGACACAGGATGAACAGAAATACCACATAAACTTTTCTAACGACGTCAGTTCCACTCAGAGATACACTTATATAAACTCCTGCTCCAGTTGTATCACGATTTGTTTTGCATCTCAGCCGatcacatatttgaatcgattttaACCAGCTCAGGGTTcatcgttacatccctagtaaAGACACAAGGCTTTATAGCAGCAGGAGTCTCTTCATTGACTTCCTGTTTGCTGTGAGTGTGGTATTACTCTTTTCCTCCTCGGTCCACATCTTCATCTGAATCAGAGTCGTTCTCCAGTCCCTTGTGTCCCGGCGCCTGAGACTGCGGTCGCTCGGCCTCCAGCTCCTCTTGATTAAAGCCCTGAACACACacagggtcaaaggtcaagagAAAGAAAGTGACGTGTGTGATGtggcagagacagacagacagcgagAGACAGACAAATGCAGAACGTGTGCTTACTGTaaactcctcctcttcctcatccccgGATTCTCCGAAGATGTCTGCGATCATTTTCCTGAGGAACAGAAAgagatgtttacacacacacacacacacacacacacacgggcagACAGACAGATTACTCACTCTTCCTCGTCGTCGCCGGAGTCGCTGTCACTGCCACTGCCGAACAGAGCCTTCTCGTCCTTCTTCCCTGTGTCCTTCTTCATCGCGTCCTCCTCATCCTCGCTGTCTGAGCCCAGCTCCTTCAGTTTAGCTGCTAAACTCTTATCAGGAGCTCCAGAGCCTTCATCACTGCCGGAGTCTTCATCAGACACCAGCCTGCTCTTCTTCACCTCTGCAGAGACACaagcaccatcatcatcatcatcatcgggtGACATCATAAAGCGAGTGTTCATGACAAACAGTAACTCTACCTTTCTCCTCATCTTCATCACTGTCTGACAGAACAGCCTTCTTCCTCTTCACTGAAAGAGAATTCACAACCAAAACCAGTGAAAGTTCatctaaaaacttcattttatcATTATGATTAACAATAAgaaatctaaatttaaatctgattaaaatatagattaaaatataagccataataatcataataataaatgtatactataatatataaacgcaaaactaataaaataatttctaatttttaatcaaagtagtgattcttaaaaatatataacatcattacaatttaagtcaaattaaaatagcatattatattgctaaatataattaatatcactATAAAAGAATTcaaaatataatacatacatatggacacacacacacacaaaacattaattttataattaaatatatgattatacatatacatctcaatttaatttaataaaattaagcatttagAATTATATAATACTCGTTTCTGCTTTCATTCTGAGTAAACAAACATACCAGGCttctcatcttcatcttcatcatcactggCCAGAGCCCGTCGTTTAGGCCCTTCATCCTCATCACTTCCTGCTTCCTGTTTTTCCTGTTTCgttctctcctcttcttcttcactGTCTGAGTTCATCACAGCTTTCCATTTTCCCTCCTCCtccttcctccctccctcctcctcctcctcttcttctgcaTCAGAGTCTCTCAGAGTTTTCTGTTTGGGTTTGTCCTCGTCTGAATCGCTGCCCGCGTCTGATTTAGGGCTGTGTTTCTTCTCTGTTTCCTCCGGCTCTGAGTCGCTGGCTGGGAGTggtttctcctcctcttcctcctcaatGTCCGAGGTACTCGCTCTTCGCTTCACAGGAGAGCtgccctcctcttcctcatcactGTCTGCGGGCCGCGGCGGCTCAGGCTCCGAATCGCTTGCATCTCCTCCTCCATGAGCCTCGTGATCCGAGCCGCTGTCTGCGTTCTCAGACCTTCTGTCGTGAACAGCGTCCTCGTTATCACTGCCTTCATCCTGCACGAGTACAACAATCAGAAAACAGCGATTCAACCAGGGGTCTCCAACCTTACATCATCCGGGAGCTACTTTTACAGAATGAA harbors:
- the LOC127972781 gene encoding protein IWS1 homolog isoform X3, whose amino-acid sequence is MDEDEEIHSDDGSATPVQDEQEEARPRSPPSEDEGSDNEDAVHDRRSENADSGSDHEAHGGGDASDSEPEPPRPADSDEEEEGSSPVKRRASTSDIEEEEEEKPLPASDSEPEETEKKHSPKSDAGSDSDEDKPKQKTLRDSDAEEEEEEEGGRKEEEGKWKAVMNSDSEEEEERTKQEKQEAGSDEDEGPKRRALASDDEDEDEKPVKRKKAVLSDSDEDEEKEVKKSRLVSDEDSGSDEGSGAPDKSLAAKLKELGSDSEDEEDAMKKDTGKKDEKALFGSGSDSDSGDDEEEKMIADIFGESGDEEEEEFTGFNQEELEAERPQSQAPGHKGLENDSDSDEDVDRGGKDMSFMSDFEIMLARKKAQSGKRRRNRDGGTFISDADDVVSAMITKMTEAAEEDRTLNSQKKPALKKLMLLPTVVMHLKKQDLKDTFIDSGVMMAIKEWISPLPDKSLPALKIREELLKILQELPSVSQETLKLSGIGRAVMYLYKHPKESRPNKDLALKLINEWSRPIFGLSSNYKGMTREEREQRDLDQQIAPRRRLREPQTSERQEEPDVFAPAHRFCVCVCVCVCVCVCVCVCVCVCVCVCVFEHESSGPSQDQ
- the LOC127972781 gene encoding protein IWS1 homolog isoform X2, yielding MDEDEEIHSDDGSATPVQDEQEEARPRSPPSEDEGSDNEDAVHDRRSENADSGSDHEAHGGGDASDSEPEPPRPADSDEEEEGSSPVKRRASTSDIEEEEEEKPLPASDSEPEETEKKHSPKSDAGSDSDEDKPKQKTLRDSDAEEEEEEEGGRKEEEGKWKAVMNSDSEEEEERTKQEKQEAGSDEDEGPKRRALASDDEDEDEKPVKRKKAVLSDSDEDEEKEVKKSRLVSDEDSGSDEGSGAPDKSLAAKLKELGSDSEDEEDAMKKDTGKKDEKALFGSGSDSDSGDDEEEKMIADIFGESGDEEEEEFTGFNQEELEAERPQSQAPGHKGLENDSDSDEDVDRGGKDMSFMSDFEIMLARKKAQSGKRRRNRDGGTFISDADDVVSAMITKMTEAAEEDRTLNSQKKPALKKLMLLPTVVMHLKKQDLKDTFIDSGVMMAIKEWISPLPDKSLPALKIREELLKILQELPSVSQETLKLSGIGRAVMYLYKHPKESRPNKDLALKLINEWSRPIFGLSSNYKGMTREEREQRDLDQQIAPRRRLSSGGQTPRRDLEKVLTGEEKALRPGDPGFCARARVPMPSNKDYVVRPKWNVDMESNRRGFRKGISLLEKHKRRFAEQRKQRRPQGAVKISIEGNRMPL
- the LOC127972781 gene encoding protein IWS1 homolog isoform X1, with amino-acid sequence MDEDEEIHSDDGSATPVQDEQEEARPRSPPSEDEGSDNEDAVHDRRSENADSGSDHEAHGGGDASDSEPEPPRPADSDEEEEGSSPVKRRASTSDIEEEEEEKPLPASDSEPEETEKKHSPKSDAGSDSDEDKPKQKTLRDSDAEEEEEEEGGRKEEEGKWKAVMNSDSEEEEERTKQEKQEAGSDEDEGPKRRALASDDEDEDEKPVKRKKAVLSDSDEDEEKEVKKSRLVSDEDSGSDEGSGAPDKSLAAKLKELGSDSEDEEDAMKKDTGKKDEKALFGSGSDSDSGDDEEEKMIADIFGESGDEEEEEFTGFNQEELEAERPQSQAPGHKGLENDSDSDEDVDRGGKDMSFMSDFEIMLARKKAQSGKRRRNRDGGTFISDADDVVSAMITKMTEAAEEDRTLNSQKKPALKKLMLLPTVVMHLKKQDLKDTFIDSGVMMAIKEWISPLPDKSLPALKIREELLKILQELPSVSQETLKLSGIGRAVMYLYKHPKESRPNKDLALKLINEWSRPIFGLSSNYKGMTREEREQRDLDQQIAPRRRLSSGGQTPRRDLEKVLTGEEKALRPGDPGFCARARVPMPSNKDYVVRPKWNVDMESNRAPLKKGMSRVDKQMRRFADIKRSTKTGHAVKISVEGNRMPL